A stretch of Octopus bimaculoides isolate UCB-OBI-ISO-001 chromosome 23, ASM119413v2, whole genome shotgun sequence DNA encodes these proteins:
- the LOC106869525 gene encoding coiled-coil domain-containing protein 152 — MNGKLENDILKLHELIDGLQKQINILISAEDEVRELKKILVEKNLQIPIIEKELKDTKERHEESLKKLQLEHSRNISEMARSFTEERDEMVNELKQQLEEERDKNKQLQGTLKNQEEKKQNEIVCLKMEFETKMKLLQRQKNQSALSKQSCDQEIFRKKLSHMKEEYEKKISELEQSVSSLEWKLSEAPVLPLRERLQLFSNNSIIDKIKKKKSC; from the exons ATATCCTGAAACTCCATGAACTGATTGATGGTTTACAGAAGCAGATTAATATACTGATATCTGCAGAAG ATGAAGTTCGAGAATTAAAGAAAATTCTGGTAGAGAAAAATCTTCAGATACCAATTATTGaaaag GAACTAAAAGATACCAAAGAGAGACATGAAGAAAGCCTGAAGAAATTACAGTTGGAACACAGCAGAAACATCTCTGAGATGGCACGTAGTTTCACAGAAGAGA GAGACGAAATGGTCAATGAGCTGAAACAGCAgctagaggaagagagagataagaacAAGCAATTGCAGGGAACTTTGAAAAAccaggaagaaaagaaacagaatgagATAGTTTGTCTCAAGATGGAG TTTGAGACAAAGATGAAACTCCTGCAAAGGCAAAAGAACCAGTCAGCTTTATCGAAACAGTCATGTGACCAAGAAATCTTCAGGAAG AAACTGAGCCATATGAAGGAGGAATACGAAAAGAAAATTTCTGAACTAGAGCAAAGTGTATCATCTCTTGAGTGGAAACTGTCTGAAGCCCCTGTTCTTCCACTGAGAGAGCGGCTACAGTTATTCTCTAACAACAGCATCATTGACAAAATCAAGAAGAAGAAATCTTGTTGA